One region of Strigops habroptila isolate Jane chromosome 11, bStrHab1.2.pri, whole genome shotgun sequence genomic DNA includes:
- the ATRIP gene encoding ATR-interacting protein isoform X2 has product MAAQPALGPRKRSGPGLCGAGWAGAAPPAAAGRGGALENGFPPHKRPKSAGPAGRQEGPGDLFGDNDDFTADDLEEIDILASQALSQEAAAGPPKHAWGGFGPSGAERRAAAGLPRGGAPAAGRKLAVSSTEDSLVRDAFQFEVLQTQHEEIKQKLKEMQDEILTKNGEIKILRDSMQQMEYAMEEQKRSYMLLEQQKSQILSEKEKEFSKKLLSLQSELQFKDAEMNELRTQLQNCERNKHVIQTVLTPSPKKNFAVQVIPEGCSPQPGKRSFPTKESFNADMSARPSCSSGNLIAPTTLIKEDSKITHPEVLPVKHEAMGKNGSYNSVPKRNAQGSILLNALMKQPIVPGSLLGLCHLLSSNSEPLPGAVLQPNYLDTKSTHLPSSRTTQEENAPLGSLQEAQKLAVTGLNLIAMDGGLSEGSPIESQREFLHITRCKIQGAVHLLPLVEHHIGAYCQAVQLADKSVNGSCGNHSAASSRTNTNMVSSKEDFRLPLEETAVISLGILYYLTFYSWDVVHMLLSTEVEESAAARDEQVSKMDKKVLCDNQCDNKEDTGAQGGLPVAPQDAPNNNKPQHSLFKKLLQVLAFSAAKGSQTDRILNQSLKVLVKLAENSTMDLLIIFQHLLSSQILLHCLCPETPLPAVLLTVKLLSILAQHHTLVVQLCSHSDTCLLLALYMYITSRPDKAASEVLWLQLEQETVRLLTRCSSAAVLLPGTECQCNLEVVKALIIMLHRQWMKIRRSENSLCAHKEQIIQFLRDAFLLLHSLSQKDKLFHEHCLEVLHQYDQAMPGIRAILRKTQKLSACEELILDELCPPEPEAEEQRMDSS; this is encoded by the exons ATGGCGGCGCAGCCCGCGCTCGGGCCGCGGAAGCGGAGCGGCCCGGGGTTGTGCGGGGCGGGCTGGGCCGGGGCCGCCCCTCCGGCCGCGGCGGGCCGCGGCGGAGCCCTGGAGAACGGCTTCCCGCCACACAAGCGCCCCAAGagcgcggggccggcggggcgCCAGGAGGGGCCGGGAGACCTCTTCGGAGACAATGACGACTTTACGGCGGACGACCTGGAAGAGATCGACATCTTGGCTTCGCAGGCGCTGTCCCAGGAGGCCGCTGCCGGGCCTCCGAAACACGCGTGGGGCGGGTTCGGACCGAGCGGCGCCgagcggcgggcggcggcggggctgcccCGGGGCGGAGCTCCCGCGGCGGGGAGGAAGCTGGCAG taaGCAGTACAGAAGATAGTCTGGTGAGAGATGCCTTCCAGTTTGAAGTCCTGCAAACACAGCATGAGGAAATTAAACAGAAG ctgaaagaaatgcagGATGAAATTCTTActaaaaatggagaaattaaaattttgcgTGACTCGATGCAGCAGATGGAGTATGCTATGGAGGAACAGAAGAGATCATACATGCTATTGGAACAGCAAAAATCTCAGATCttaagtgaaaaagaaaaagagttctCCAAAAAG TTGCTGTCATTACAGTCAGAGCTGCAGTTCAAAGATGCAGAAATGAATGAATTAAGAACACAACTTCAGAACTGTGAAAGAAATAAGCATGTTATTCAGACAGTTTTAACACCAAG CCCTAAAAAGAACTTTGCAGTACAAGTGATACCAGAAGGATGTTCTCCACAGCCTGGAAAAAGATCTTTTCCTACAAAGGAATCCTTCAATGCTGACATGTCTGCTAGACCATCGTGTTCTTCAGGAAATTTGATTGCCCCAACTACTTTGATCAAAGAAG ATAGTAAGATAACCCATCCTGAAGTGTTACCCGTGAAGCATGAAGCTATGGGAAAAAATGGTTCCTACAACTCTGTACCTAAACGAAATGCACAAG GTTCTATCTTACTAAATGCACTGATGAAACAGCCCATTGTCCCTGGGTCATTACTAGGACTCTGCCATCTCCTTAGCAGTAACTCTGAGCCTCTACCTGGAGCTGTATTGCAGCCCAACTATTTGGATAC GAAGTCCACACACTTACCTAGCAGCAGGACAactcaagaagaaaatgctcCTCTTGGATCCTTGCAAGAAGCTCAAAAACTTGCAGTAACAGGATTGAACTTGATTGCTATGGATGGAGGATTATCTGAAGGAAGCCCAATAGAAAGCCAGAGAGAGTTCTTGCACATCACACGCTGCAAGATCCAAGGTGCCGTGCACCTCTTGCCCTTGGTAGAACACCATATTGGTGCGTACTGTCAAGCGGTACAACTGGCAGACAAATCAGTAAATGGTTCTTGTGGAAACcattcagctgcttcttccagaACCAACACAAATATGGTGTCAAGTAAGGAGGACTTCAGGTTACCTCTTGAAGAAACTGCAGTTATTTCGCTGGGTATTCTGTATTATTTGACGTTCTATAGCTGGGATGTTGTCCACATGTTGCTATCTACTGAAGTGGAAGAAAGTGCTGCTGCTAGAGATGAACAGGTTTCCAAGATGGACAAAAAGGTGTTGTGTGATAACCAGTGTGATAATAAAGAAGATACCGGGGCACAAGGAGGGCTGCCTGTAGCTCCACAGGATGCTCCCAATAACAATAAACCTCAacattctttatttaaaaagctgcttcaggttttagctttttctgctgcaaaaggCTCCCAGACCGATAGGATACTGAACCAAAGCCTAAAGGTTTTGGTGAAATTAGCTGAAAATTCAACGATGGACTTGCTAATAAT ttttcaGCACTTACTGAGTAGCCAGATACTGCTCCATTGTCTGTGTCCAGAGACCCCTTTGCCTGCTGTCCTTTTGACCGTGAAACTGTTATCTATTCTTGCTCAACACCATACACTGGTTGTTCAACTTTGTTCTCATTCAG ACACCTGCCTTCTTCTTGCCCTGTACATGTATATTACATCAAGACCAGATAAAGCAGCGTCTGAAGTGCTTTGGCTTCAGCTGGAACAAGAG ACAGTTAGACTCCTGACAAGGTGTTCCAGTGCAGCAGTTTTATTACCTGGTACAGAGTGCCAGTGTAACCTCGAG GTGGTTAAGGCACTAATTATAATGTTACATAGACAGTGGATGAAGATTAGAAGATCTGAGAACAGCTTGTGTGCACATAAGGAACAAATTATTCAGTTTTTACGGGATGCTTTTTTACTCTTGCACAGCCTATCTCAGAAAGATAAACTGTTTCATGAACACTGTTTGGAAGTTCTCCATCAATATGACCAAGCCATGCCAGGCATAAGAGCAATTCTCAGAAAGACTCAAAAATTGAGTGCTTGTGAAG aGCTGATTTTGGATGAATTGTGTCCTCCTGAGccagaagcagaagagcaaagaaTGGATTCCAGCTAG
- the ATRIP gene encoding ATR-interacting protein isoform X1, with protein MAAQPALGPRKRSGPGLCGAGWAGAAPPAAAGRGGALENGFPPHKRPKSAGPAGRQEGPGDLFGDNDDFTADDLEEIDILASQALSQEAAAGPPKHAWGGFGPSGAERRAAAGLPRGGAPAAGRKLAAVSSTEDSLVRDAFQFEVLQTQHEEIKQKLKEMQDEILTKNGEIKILRDSMQQMEYAMEEQKRSYMLLEQQKSQILSEKEKEFSKKLLSLQSELQFKDAEMNELRTQLQNCERNKHVIQTVLTPSPKKNFAVQVIPEGCSPQPGKRSFPTKESFNADMSARPSCSSGNLIAPTTLIKEDSKITHPEVLPVKHEAMGKNGSYNSVPKRNAQGSILLNALMKQPIVPGSLLGLCHLLSSNSEPLPGAVLQPNYLDTKSTHLPSSRTTQEENAPLGSLQEAQKLAVTGLNLIAMDGGLSEGSPIESQREFLHITRCKIQGAVHLLPLVEHHIGAYCQAVQLADKSVNGSCGNHSAASSRTNTNMVSSKEDFRLPLEETAVISLGILYYLTFYSWDVVHMLLSTEVEESAAARDEQVSKMDKKVLCDNQCDNKEDTGAQGGLPVAPQDAPNNNKPQHSLFKKLLQVLAFSAAKGSQTDRILNQSLKVLVKLAENSTMDLLIIFQHLLSSQILLHCLCPETPLPAVLLTVKLLSILAQHHTLVVQLCSHSDTCLLLALYMYITSRPDKAASEVLWLQLEQETVRLLTRCSSAAVLLPGTECQCNLEVVKALIIMLHRQWMKIRRSENSLCAHKEQIIQFLRDAFLLLHSLSQKDKLFHEHCLEVLHQYDQAMPGIRAILRKTQKLSACEELILDELCPPEPEAEEQRMDSS; from the exons ATGGCGGCGCAGCCCGCGCTCGGGCCGCGGAAGCGGAGCGGCCCGGGGTTGTGCGGGGCGGGCTGGGCCGGGGCCGCCCCTCCGGCCGCGGCGGGCCGCGGCGGAGCCCTGGAGAACGGCTTCCCGCCACACAAGCGCCCCAAGagcgcggggccggcggggcgCCAGGAGGGGCCGGGAGACCTCTTCGGAGACAATGACGACTTTACGGCGGACGACCTGGAAGAGATCGACATCTTGGCTTCGCAGGCGCTGTCCCAGGAGGCCGCTGCCGGGCCTCCGAAACACGCGTGGGGCGGGTTCGGACCGAGCGGCGCCgagcggcgggcggcggcggggctgcccCGGGGCGGAGCTCCCGCGGCGGGGAGGAAGCTGGCAG cagtaaGCAGTACAGAAGATAGTCTGGTGAGAGATGCCTTCCAGTTTGAAGTCCTGCAAACACAGCATGAGGAAATTAAACAGAAG ctgaaagaaatgcagGATGAAATTCTTActaaaaatggagaaattaaaattttgcgTGACTCGATGCAGCAGATGGAGTATGCTATGGAGGAACAGAAGAGATCATACATGCTATTGGAACAGCAAAAATCTCAGATCttaagtgaaaaagaaaaagagttctCCAAAAAG TTGCTGTCATTACAGTCAGAGCTGCAGTTCAAAGATGCAGAAATGAATGAATTAAGAACACAACTTCAGAACTGTGAAAGAAATAAGCATGTTATTCAGACAGTTTTAACACCAAG CCCTAAAAAGAACTTTGCAGTACAAGTGATACCAGAAGGATGTTCTCCACAGCCTGGAAAAAGATCTTTTCCTACAAAGGAATCCTTCAATGCTGACATGTCTGCTAGACCATCGTGTTCTTCAGGAAATTTGATTGCCCCAACTACTTTGATCAAAGAAG ATAGTAAGATAACCCATCCTGAAGTGTTACCCGTGAAGCATGAAGCTATGGGAAAAAATGGTTCCTACAACTCTGTACCTAAACGAAATGCACAAG GTTCTATCTTACTAAATGCACTGATGAAACAGCCCATTGTCCCTGGGTCATTACTAGGACTCTGCCATCTCCTTAGCAGTAACTCTGAGCCTCTACCTGGAGCTGTATTGCAGCCCAACTATTTGGATAC GAAGTCCACACACTTACCTAGCAGCAGGACAactcaagaagaaaatgctcCTCTTGGATCCTTGCAAGAAGCTCAAAAACTTGCAGTAACAGGATTGAACTTGATTGCTATGGATGGAGGATTATCTGAAGGAAGCCCAATAGAAAGCCAGAGAGAGTTCTTGCACATCACACGCTGCAAGATCCAAGGTGCCGTGCACCTCTTGCCCTTGGTAGAACACCATATTGGTGCGTACTGTCAAGCGGTACAACTGGCAGACAAATCAGTAAATGGTTCTTGTGGAAACcattcagctgcttcttccagaACCAACACAAATATGGTGTCAAGTAAGGAGGACTTCAGGTTACCTCTTGAAGAAACTGCAGTTATTTCGCTGGGTATTCTGTATTATTTGACGTTCTATAGCTGGGATGTTGTCCACATGTTGCTATCTACTGAAGTGGAAGAAAGTGCTGCTGCTAGAGATGAACAGGTTTCCAAGATGGACAAAAAGGTGTTGTGTGATAACCAGTGTGATAATAAAGAAGATACCGGGGCACAAGGAGGGCTGCCTGTAGCTCCACAGGATGCTCCCAATAACAATAAACCTCAacattctttatttaaaaagctgcttcaggttttagctttttctgctgcaaaaggCTCCCAGACCGATAGGATACTGAACCAAAGCCTAAAGGTTTTGGTGAAATTAGCTGAAAATTCAACGATGGACTTGCTAATAAT ttttcaGCACTTACTGAGTAGCCAGATACTGCTCCATTGTCTGTGTCCAGAGACCCCTTTGCCTGCTGTCCTTTTGACCGTGAAACTGTTATCTATTCTTGCTCAACACCATACACTGGTTGTTCAACTTTGTTCTCATTCAG ACACCTGCCTTCTTCTTGCCCTGTACATGTATATTACATCAAGACCAGATAAAGCAGCGTCTGAAGTGCTTTGGCTTCAGCTGGAACAAGAG ACAGTTAGACTCCTGACAAGGTGTTCCAGTGCAGCAGTTTTATTACCTGGTACAGAGTGCCAGTGTAACCTCGAG GTGGTTAAGGCACTAATTATAATGTTACATAGACAGTGGATGAAGATTAGAAGATCTGAGAACAGCTTGTGTGCACATAAGGAACAAATTATTCAGTTTTTACGGGATGCTTTTTTACTCTTGCACAGCCTATCTCAGAAAGATAAACTGTTTCATGAACACTGTTTGGAAGTTCTCCATCAATATGACCAAGCCATGCCAGGCATAAGAGCAATTCTCAGAAAGACTCAAAAATTGAGTGCTTGTGAAG aGCTGATTTTGGATGAATTGTGTCCTCCTGAGccagaagcagaagagcaaagaaTGGATTCCAGCTAG
- the ATRIP gene encoding ATR-interacting protein isoform X3 yields the protein MAAQPALGPRKRSGPGLCGAGWAGAAPPAAAGRGGALENGFPPHKRPKSAGPAGRQEGPGDLFGDNDDFTADDLEEIDILASQALSQEAAAGPPKHAWGGFGPSGAERRAAAGLPRGGAPAAGRKLAAVSSTEDSLVRDAFQFEVLQTQHEEIKQKLKEMQDEILTKNGEIKILRDSMQQMEYAMEEQKRSYMLLEQQKSQILSEKEKEFSKKLLSLQSELQFKDAEMNELRTQLQNCERNKHVIQTVLTPSPKKNFAVQVIPEGCSPQPGKRSFPTKESFNADMSARPSCSSGNLIAPTTLIKEDSKITHPEVLPVKHEAMGKNGSYNSVPKRNAQGSILLNALMKQPIVPGSLLGLCHLLSSNSEPLPGAVLQPNYLDTKSTHLPSSRTTQEENAPLGSLQEAQKLAVTGLNLIAMDGGLSEGSPIESQREFLHITRCKIQGAVHLLPLVEHHIGAYCQAVQLADKSVNGSCGNHSAASSRTNTNMVSSKEDFRLPLEETAVISLGILYYLTFYSWDVVHMLLSTEVEESAAARDEQVSKMDKKVLCDNQCDNKEDTGAQGGLPVAPQDAPNNNKPQHSLFKKLLQVLAFSAAKGSQTDRILNQSLKVLVKLAENSTMDLLIIFQHLLSSQILLHCLCPETPLPAVLLTVKLLSILAQHHTLVVQLCSHSDTCLLLALYMYITSRPDKAASEVLWLQLEQEVVKALIIMLHRQWMKIRRSENSLCAHKEQIIQFLRDAFLLLHSLSQKDKLFHEHCLEVLHQYDQAMPGIRAILRKTQKLSACEELILDELCPPEPEAEEQRMDSS from the exons ATGGCGGCGCAGCCCGCGCTCGGGCCGCGGAAGCGGAGCGGCCCGGGGTTGTGCGGGGCGGGCTGGGCCGGGGCCGCCCCTCCGGCCGCGGCGGGCCGCGGCGGAGCCCTGGAGAACGGCTTCCCGCCACACAAGCGCCCCAAGagcgcggggccggcggggcgCCAGGAGGGGCCGGGAGACCTCTTCGGAGACAATGACGACTTTACGGCGGACGACCTGGAAGAGATCGACATCTTGGCTTCGCAGGCGCTGTCCCAGGAGGCCGCTGCCGGGCCTCCGAAACACGCGTGGGGCGGGTTCGGACCGAGCGGCGCCgagcggcgggcggcggcggggctgcccCGGGGCGGAGCTCCCGCGGCGGGGAGGAAGCTGGCAG cagtaaGCAGTACAGAAGATAGTCTGGTGAGAGATGCCTTCCAGTTTGAAGTCCTGCAAACACAGCATGAGGAAATTAAACAGAAG ctgaaagaaatgcagGATGAAATTCTTActaaaaatggagaaattaaaattttgcgTGACTCGATGCAGCAGATGGAGTATGCTATGGAGGAACAGAAGAGATCATACATGCTATTGGAACAGCAAAAATCTCAGATCttaagtgaaaaagaaaaagagttctCCAAAAAG TTGCTGTCATTACAGTCAGAGCTGCAGTTCAAAGATGCAGAAATGAATGAATTAAGAACACAACTTCAGAACTGTGAAAGAAATAAGCATGTTATTCAGACAGTTTTAACACCAAG CCCTAAAAAGAACTTTGCAGTACAAGTGATACCAGAAGGATGTTCTCCACAGCCTGGAAAAAGATCTTTTCCTACAAAGGAATCCTTCAATGCTGACATGTCTGCTAGACCATCGTGTTCTTCAGGAAATTTGATTGCCCCAACTACTTTGATCAAAGAAG ATAGTAAGATAACCCATCCTGAAGTGTTACCCGTGAAGCATGAAGCTATGGGAAAAAATGGTTCCTACAACTCTGTACCTAAACGAAATGCACAAG GTTCTATCTTACTAAATGCACTGATGAAACAGCCCATTGTCCCTGGGTCATTACTAGGACTCTGCCATCTCCTTAGCAGTAACTCTGAGCCTCTACCTGGAGCTGTATTGCAGCCCAACTATTTGGATAC GAAGTCCACACACTTACCTAGCAGCAGGACAactcaagaagaaaatgctcCTCTTGGATCCTTGCAAGAAGCTCAAAAACTTGCAGTAACAGGATTGAACTTGATTGCTATGGATGGAGGATTATCTGAAGGAAGCCCAATAGAAAGCCAGAGAGAGTTCTTGCACATCACACGCTGCAAGATCCAAGGTGCCGTGCACCTCTTGCCCTTGGTAGAACACCATATTGGTGCGTACTGTCAAGCGGTACAACTGGCAGACAAATCAGTAAATGGTTCTTGTGGAAACcattcagctgcttcttccagaACCAACACAAATATGGTGTCAAGTAAGGAGGACTTCAGGTTACCTCTTGAAGAAACTGCAGTTATTTCGCTGGGTATTCTGTATTATTTGACGTTCTATAGCTGGGATGTTGTCCACATGTTGCTATCTACTGAAGTGGAAGAAAGTGCTGCTGCTAGAGATGAACAGGTTTCCAAGATGGACAAAAAGGTGTTGTGTGATAACCAGTGTGATAATAAAGAAGATACCGGGGCACAAGGAGGGCTGCCTGTAGCTCCACAGGATGCTCCCAATAACAATAAACCTCAacattctttatttaaaaagctgcttcaggttttagctttttctgctgcaaaaggCTCCCAGACCGATAGGATACTGAACCAAAGCCTAAAGGTTTTGGTGAAATTAGCTGAAAATTCAACGATGGACTTGCTAATAAT ttttcaGCACTTACTGAGTAGCCAGATACTGCTCCATTGTCTGTGTCCAGAGACCCCTTTGCCTGCTGTCCTTTTGACCGTGAAACTGTTATCTATTCTTGCTCAACACCATACACTGGTTGTTCAACTTTGTTCTCATTCAG ACACCTGCCTTCTTCTTGCCCTGTACATGTATATTACATCAAGACCAGATAAAGCAGCGTCTGAAGTGCTTTGGCTTCAGCTGGAACAAGAG GTGGTTAAGGCACTAATTATAATGTTACATAGACAGTGGATGAAGATTAGAAGATCTGAGAACAGCTTGTGTGCACATAAGGAACAAATTATTCAGTTTTTACGGGATGCTTTTTTACTCTTGCACAGCCTATCTCAGAAAGATAAACTGTTTCATGAACACTGTTTGGAAGTTCTCCATCAATATGACCAAGCCATGCCAGGCATAAGAGCAATTCTCAGAAAGACTCAAAAATTGAGTGCTTGTGAAG aGCTGATTTTGGATGAATTGTGTCCTCCTGAGccagaagcagaagagcaaagaaTGGATTCCAGCTAG
- the ATRIP gene encoding ATR-interacting protein isoform X4 has protein sequence MQDEILTKNGEIKILRDSMQQMEYAMEEQKRSYMLLEQQKSQILSEKEKEFSKKLLSLQSELQFKDAEMNELRTQLQNCERNKHVIQTVLTPSPKKNFAVQVIPEGCSPQPGKRSFPTKESFNADMSARPSCSSGNLIAPTTLIKEDSKITHPEVLPVKHEAMGKNGSYNSVPKRNAQGSILLNALMKQPIVPGSLLGLCHLLSSNSEPLPGAVLQPNYLDTKSTHLPSSRTTQEENAPLGSLQEAQKLAVTGLNLIAMDGGLSEGSPIESQREFLHITRCKIQGAVHLLPLVEHHIGAYCQAVQLADKSVNGSCGNHSAASSRTNTNMVSSKEDFRLPLEETAVISLGILYYLTFYSWDVVHMLLSTEVEESAAARDEQVSKMDKKVLCDNQCDNKEDTGAQGGLPVAPQDAPNNNKPQHSLFKKLLQVLAFSAAKGSQTDRILNQSLKVLVKLAENSTMDLLIIFQHLLSSQILLHCLCPETPLPAVLLTVKLLSILAQHHTLVVQLCSHSDTCLLLALYMYITSRPDKAASEVLWLQLEQETVRLLTRCSSAAVLLPGTECQCNLEVVKALIIMLHRQWMKIRRSENSLCAHKEQIIQFLRDAFLLLHSLSQKDKLFHEHCLEVLHQYDQAMPGIRAILRKTQKLSACEELILDELCPPEPEAEEQRMDSS, from the exons atgcagGATGAAATTCTTActaaaaatggagaaattaaaattttgcgTGACTCGATGCAGCAGATGGAGTATGCTATGGAGGAACAGAAGAGATCATACATGCTATTGGAACAGCAAAAATCTCAGATCttaagtgaaaaagaaaaagagttctCCAAAAAG TTGCTGTCATTACAGTCAGAGCTGCAGTTCAAAGATGCAGAAATGAATGAATTAAGAACACAACTTCAGAACTGTGAAAGAAATAAGCATGTTATTCAGACAGTTTTAACACCAAG CCCTAAAAAGAACTTTGCAGTACAAGTGATACCAGAAGGATGTTCTCCACAGCCTGGAAAAAGATCTTTTCCTACAAAGGAATCCTTCAATGCTGACATGTCTGCTAGACCATCGTGTTCTTCAGGAAATTTGATTGCCCCAACTACTTTGATCAAAGAAG ATAGTAAGATAACCCATCCTGAAGTGTTACCCGTGAAGCATGAAGCTATGGGAAAAAATGGTTCCTACAACTCTGTACCTAAACGAAATGCACAAG GTTCTATCTTACTAAATGCACTGATGAAACAGCCCATTGTCCCTGGGTCATTACTAGGACTCTGCCATCTCCTTAGCAGTAACTCTGAGCCTCTACCTGGAGCTGTATTGCAGCCCAACTATTTGGATAC GAAGTCCACACACTTACCTAGCAGCAGGACAactcaagaagaaaatgctcCTCTTGGATCCTTGCAAGAAGCTCAAAAACTTGCAGTAACAGGATTGAACTTGATTGCTATGGATGGAGGATTATCTGAAGGAAGCCCAATAGAAAGCCAGAGAGAGTTCTTGCACATCACACGCTGCAAGATCCAAGGTGCCGTGCACCTCTTGCCCTTGGTAGAACACCATATTGGTGCGTACTGTCAAGCGGTACAACTGGCAGACAAATCAGTAAATGGTTCTTGTGGAAACcattcagctgcttcttccagaACCAACACAAATATGGTGTCAAGTAAGGAGGACTTCAGGTTACCTCTTGAAGAAACTGCAGTTATTTCGCTGGGTATTCTGTATTATTTGACGTTCTATAGCTGGGATGTTGTCCACATGTTGCTATCTACTGAAGTGGAAGAAAGTGCTGCTGCTAGAGATGAACAGGTTTCCAAGATGGACAAAAAGGTGTTGTGTGATAACCAGTGTGATAATAAAGAAGATACCGGGGCACAAGGAGGGCTGCCTGTAGCTCCACAGGATGCTCCCAATAACAATAAACCTCAacattctttatttaaaaagctgcttcaggttttagctttttctgctgcaaaaggCTCCCAGACCGATAGGATACTGAACCAAAGCCTAAAGGTTTTGGTGAAATTAGCTGAAAATTCAACGATGGACTTGCTAATAAT ttttcaGCACTTACTGAGTAGCCAGATACTGCTCCATTGTCTGTGTCCAGAGACCCCTTTGCCTGCTGTCCTTTTGACCGTGAAACTGTTATCTATTCTTGCTCAACACCATACACTGGTTGTTCAACTTTGTTCTCATTCAG ACACCTGCCTTCTTCTTGCCCTGTACATGTATATTACATCAAGACCAGATAAAGCAGCGTCTGAAGTGCTTTGGCTTCAGCTGGAACAAGAG ACAGTTAGACTCCTGACAAGGTGTTCCAGTGCAGCAGTTTTATTACCTGGTACAGAGTGCCAGTGTAACCTCGAG GTGGTTAAGGCACTAATTATAATGTTACATAGACAGTGGATGAAGATTAGAAGATCTGAGAACAGCTTGTGTGCACATAAGGAACAAATTATTCAGTTTTTACGGGATGCTTTTTTACTCTTGCACAGCCTATCTCAGAAAGATAAACTGTTTCATGAACACTGTTTGGAAGTTCTCCATCAATATGACCAAGCCATGCCAGGCATAAGAGCAATTCTCAGAAAGACTCAAAAATTGAGTGCTTGTGAAG aGCTGATTTTGGATGAATTGTGTCCTCCTGAGccagaagcagaagagcaaagaaTGGATTCCAGCTAG